One window of the Peptacetobacter hiranonis genome contains the following:
- a CDS encoding RluA family pseudouridine synthase — translation MFKKELQKYNLMSYTAEEDGVLKEILLDKLGFSVRSISKMKRERTVNVNGEYRKPTLDVKKGDLIEVEINEDMANFEPQNLEMGILYDDFDIIMVDKPPYMVVHPTKSHFDGTVANGVTDFIIKKDEKVKVRFVNRLDMNTSGLVIVAKNAYAHHVLSTDMSENLVEKKYIAVVKGVMKEDKGTIDAPIYRPTDDSIKRVVDERGQRSITHYSVIERLDDATVVELKLETGRTHQIRVHLAHLGYGIIGDELYGYVDENLIKRQALHAYSLKFKQPRTREDLEFKAEIPDDMKELIKKLKMEE, via the coding sequence TTGTTTAAAAAAGAACTACAGAAGTACAATCTTATGTCGTATACAGCTGAGGAAGATGGTGTATTAAAGGAAATTTTACTCGATAAGTTAGGATTTTCTGTGAGATCTATTTCAAAAATGAAAAGAGAAAGAACAGTAAATGTTAATGGAGAGTATAGAAAACCGACATTAGATGTTAAAAAGGGCGATTTAATAGAAGTAGAAATAAATGAAGATATGGCAAACTTCGAGCCACAAAATCTTGAGATGGGGATACTTTACGATGATTTTGATATTATAATGGTCGATAAGCCACCGTATATGGTTGTACACCCGACAAAGAGCCATTTTGATGGAACTGTTGCCAACGGTGTTACAGACTTTATAATAAAAAAAGATGAAAAAGTAAAGGTCAGATTTGTTAATAGACTGGATATGAATACATCTGGCTTGGTTATAGTTGCAAAAAATGCTTATGCTCACCATGTGCTATCTACTGATATGAGTGAAAATCTAGTTGAGAAGAAGTATATAGCAGTTGTAAAAGGAGTTATGAAGGAAGATAAAGGTACTATAGATGCTCCTATATACAGACCTACTGATGATTCTATAAAAAGAGTTGTAGATGAAAGAGGGCAGAGATCTATTACTCATTATAGTGTTATTGAAAGATTAGATGATGCAACTGTTGTAGAATTAAAACTTGAAACAGGAAGAACGCATCAGATAAGAGTGCATTTAGCTCATTTAGGATATGGAATTATTGGAGATGAGCTATATGGATATGTAGATGAAAATCTTATAAAAAGACAGGCTCTTCATGCATATAGCCTTAAGTTTAAACAACCTAGAACTAGGGAAGATTTAGAGTTTAAAGCTGAGATACCAGATGATATGAAAGAACTTATAAAAAAACTAAAAATGGAGGAATAA
- a CDS encoding selenium metabolism-associated LysR family transcriptional regulator, protein MDLKQLEVFVAVVKHQSFSKASRELFLTQPTVSAHIQNLENELETVLVNRSNKTITLTESGKILYEHAIYILNNCKKAIYDIKEYSGKIEGLIDIACSSIPETYLLPGFMKSFSNTYPDVKFSISHYDSRFAISEILDERISFGFVGSKISNPQIKYVNLIDDNLVLITPPDLEIENENGEIDVSALYDFNFIMRKEGSGTRDLIFKTLKKAGFSTAKLNILAHVESNESIKEMVRQGLGVSFISRISAEEYINSGKLKSYKIKGIDFARKFYFIYSKKKTFTPLENKFLNELCEYFGLDHK, encoded by the coding sequence ATGGATCTTAAACAACTTGAGGTGTTTGTAGCTGTTGTAAAGCACCAGAGCTTCTCTAAAGCATCAAGAGAACTATTCCTTACACAGCCTACAGTTAGTGCACACATCCAAAACTTAGAAAACGAATTAGAAACTGTTTTGGTAAATAGAAGCAACAAAACTATAACTCTTACAGAGTCAGGTAAAATTCTTTATGAACATGCAATATATATACTAAATAATTGCAAAAAAGCTATATATGACATAAAAGAATACTCAGGAAAAATAGAAGGACTTATAGATATTGCATGTAGTTCTATCCCAGAAACATATCTTTTACCAGGATTTATGAAGAGCTTTTCTAATACATACCCAGATGTAAAATTTAGTATAAGTCATTACGACTCACGGTTTGCTATATCTGAAATACTAGATGAAAGAATCAGCTTCGGATTTGTAGGTTCTAAGATAAGCAATCCACAGATAAAATATGTAAATCTTATAGACGATAATCTAGTACTTATTACACCACCAGATTTAGAAATAGAAAACGAAAACGGTGAAATAGATGTATCAGCTTTATACGACTTCAACTTCATAATGAGAAAAGAAGGTTCTGGTACTAGGGATTTAATATTTAAGACTCTTAAAAAGGCTGGTTTCTCTACAGCTAAACTAAATATCTTAGCTCATGTAGAATCAAACGAGTCTATAAAAGAAATGGTTAGACAGGGATTAGGTGTATCATTCATATCTCGGATTTCTGCTGAAGAATACATAAACTCTGGAAAACTAAAAAGCTACAAAATAAAAGGAATAGACTTTGCTCGTAAATTCTATTTCATATACTCTAAAAAGAAAACATTCACTCCACTAGAAAACAAATTCTTAAACGAACTATGTGAATACTTCGGATTAGACCATAAATAA
- a CDS encoding DUF896 domain-containing protein, with the protein MIDQKLINRINELAKKNKAEGLTPAETKEREKLRKIYLQEFKKGFKQRLDCIEVVSPQEFEERTGRKPGKNCSMCEIKEN; encoded by the coding sequence ATGATAGATCAGAAATTAATAAACAGAATAAATGAATTAGCAAAGAAAAACAAAGCTGAAGGACTTACTCCAGCAGAAACAAAAGAAAGAGAAAAATTAAGAAAAATATACTTACAGGAATTCAAAAAAGGATTCAAACAGAGATTAGACTGCATAGAAGTTGTATCTCCACAGGAATTTGAAGAAAGAACTGGAAGAAAACCAGGTAAAAACTGTAGTATGTGTGAAATAAAAGAAAACTAA
- a CDS encoding LacI family DNA-binding transcriptional regulator: MDETPFYKCPFYRFHFIIEETGYVPNPLARSLVTKKSQLIGVVVPEVSDSFVNEILNGIEEIARMYNYDILLSNTYSDKNEEMRSINLLRAKQIEGMVMISWDLAKEHIDYIENCGIPTTYISKTARDYDVPTVSVNNEKATYDMTNHLISQGHKKIAFVMTSAGDTRLEKERLDGYKSALAENGIEFNEELVRYGGVDYNSGYESTKDILEKGIVPDAVFVTGDEAAVGAMNAVFDKGFSVPNDISVAGFNDVKIARMYRPKLTTVHQPLYDMGAVAIRMVIKMINGEEIEEKKVELPHRIEERESVIKK, from the coding sequence ATAGATGAAACACCTTTTTACAAGTGTCCATTCTATAGGTTCCATTTTATTATAGAAGAAACAGGGTATGTACCAAATCCGCTAGCTAGAAGCTTAGTAACTAAAAAAAGTCAGTTAATAGGAGTTGTTGTTCCAGAGGTATCTGACTCATTTGTAAATGAAATTCTTAATGGGATAGAAGAAATAGCGAGAATGTACAATTACGATATTCTTCTTTCAAATACTTACTCAGATAAAAATGAGGAAATGAGAAGTATAAATCTTCTGAGAGCTAAACAGATAGAAGGTATGGTAATGATAAGTTGGGATTTAGCAAAAGAACATATAGACTATATAGAAAATTGTGGAATACCAACAACATATATCAGTAAAACAGCTAGAGATTACGATGTTCCAACAGTAAGTGTAAACAATGAAAAAGCAACTTACGATATGACAAATCACTTAATATCACAGGGACATAAAAAAATAGCTTTCGTAATGACTAGTGCAGGGGATACAAGACTAGAAAAAGAAAGATTAGATGGATATAAGAGTGCATTAGCAGAAAATGGAATTGAATTTAACGAAGAATTAGTTAGATATGGTGGAGTAGATTATAATAGTGGATATGAGTCTACTAAGGATATATTAGAAAAAGGAATAGTTCCAGATGCTGTATTTGTTACAGGAGATGAAGCTGCAGTTGGAGCCATGAATGCTGTATTTGATAAAGGATTCAGTGTTCCAAATGATATATCTGTAGCAGGATTTAACGATGTTAAAATAGCGAGAATGTACAGACCAAAACTTACAACAGTTCATCAGCCATTATATGATATGGGAGCTGTTGCTATAAGAATGGTTATAAAGATGATAAATGGAGAAGAAATAGAGGAAAAGAAAGTAGAACTTCCTCATAGAATAGAAGAAAGAGAAAGTGTAATAAAAAAATAA
- a CDS encoding nucleoid-associated protein, which yields MIIHKFIVHVLDKNSDVPILNDFEGKVNQEVEGFFQKMIKRVTRDDDLRKAVFKNYTENTIRKCCEQIIYDESTFVENSKEIAAYLFDVMKVNSDLESCDLAVCLYTVKEEKNVAIIKIDYKKLYTHSIEFVDEKFNIQIVSNEVGIQETQRIKQAALIGVNGMNDEYQFRALDKDSEKSGIPSKFIGEFINGEKIDDDKYKTKVFKTSADNWITNALANDIKQAEDARSILNYTLKEQQQVDVAEFAERAIKDEDLKEGFKELMEEKGIDESFSIDKKWVEKKLKKRNIKTDNGFEIKGNLTDFEDPMKYSIKKNEDGTIDIVIKNVNFFEEK from the coding sequence TTGATTATACATAAATTTATTGTACACGTACTAGATAAAAATAGTGATGTGCCTATTCTTAATGATTTTGAAGGAAAAGTCAATCAGGAGGTTGAAGGATTTTTCCAGAAGATGATAAAAAGAGTAACTAGAGATGACGATTTAAGAAAGGCTGTTTTTAAAAATTACACTGAAAATACAATTAGAAAATGTTGTGAGCAGATTATATATGATGAAAGTACATTTGTAGAAAATTCAAAGGAAATAGCTGCGTATTTATTTGATGTTATGAAAGTGAACAGCGACTTAGAATCTTGTGACTTAGCAGTATGCCTTTATACAGTAAAGGAAGAAAAAAATGTTGCAATAATAAAAATAGATTATAAAAAACTTTATACTCATTCTATAGAATTTGTAGATGAAAAATTCAATATACAGATTGTGTCTAATGAAGTTGGAATACAGGAAACTCAGAGAATAAAACAAGCTGCACTTATAGGTGTGAATGGTATGAACGACGAATATCAGTTTAGAGCTTTAGATAAAGATTCAGAAAAGAGTGGGATACCTTCTAAGTTTATAGGAGAATTTATAAACGGTGAGAAAATAGACGACGATAAATACAAGACTAAGGTGTTTAAAACATCTGCAGATAACTGGATAACAAATGCACTTGCAAATGATATAAAACAGGCTGAGGATGCTAGAAGTATTTTAAATTATACTTTAAAGGAGCAACAGCAGGTTGATGTAGCTGAATTTGCAGAAAGAGCAATAAAAGACGAGGATTTAAAAGAAGGCTTTAAAGAGCTAATGGAAGAAAAAGGAATAGATGAATCGTTCTCTATAGATAAAAAATGGGTAGAAAAGAAACTTAAAAAGAGAAATATAAAAACTGATAATGGATTTGAAATAAAGGGTAATTTGACAGATTTTGAAGATCCAATGAAATACAGTATAAAGAAAAATGAAGATGGAACTATAGATATAGTAATAAAAAATGTTAATTTCTTTGAAGAAAAATAA
- the acpP gene encoding acyl carrier protein encodes MFERIKEIIAEQLGLDDLEDITMDSSLIDDLEADSLDAVEIIMALEDEYDIEIPDEEAESFKSIGDICRYIEDNQ; translated from the coding sequence ATGTTTGAAAGAATAAAAGAAATAATAGCAGAACAGTTAGGACTTGATGATTTAGAAGATATAACAATGGACTCATCTCTTATAGACGACCTTGAAGCAGATTCATTAGATGCTGTTGAAATAATAATGGCTCTTGAAGATGAATACGACATAGAAATTCCTGATGAAGAAGCAGAAAGCTTCAAATCAATAGGAGATATCTGCAGATACATAGAAGACAATCAGTAA
- a CDS encoding IS3 family transposase, which translates to MSKKQFSKEETLELSKNPFVKNVSCKSITYTNEFKIHFITEYNKGKNPTQIFKEAGFDTNIIGAKRIKCASERWRKSYKENGILGLDDSRVNNSGRPRKRKLTDKEIIDKKDAEIAYLKAELELVKKLDFEERQVMNNKLPSVKIFKLINDVINKYCLKKMIKHLCIVAGVSRSGFYNYLKNKNVISKQEEKDLEAKEIILKAYKFRGYKKGSRSIKMILKSKFNIIFNRKKIQRIMKKYGIKCPIRESNPAKRMGKARKEHHTVPNKLNREFKQGIPGKVLLTDITYMPYGNGKTAYLSTVKDSSTNEILSYHLSKNLKMDIVISTINNLMLSNSDKLHKDAFIHSDQGVHYTSTIFQNLLKKYNLGQSMSRKGNCWDNAPQESFFGHMKDEIDYKSCNTFEELKSLIDDYMDYYNNDRCQWNLKQLTPIQYRSQLLAA; encoded by the coding sequence ATGAGTAAAAAACAATTTAGTAAAGAAGAAACATTAGAGCTATCAAAAAATCCATTTGTAAAGAATGTAAGCTGTAAATCAATAACATATACAAATGAATTTAAAATACATTTCATAACAGAATACAATAAGGGAAAAAATCCAACACAGATATTTAAAGAAGCAGGTTTTGACACTAACATCATAGGTGCAAAACGTATTAAATGCGCTAGCGAGCGATGGAGAAAGTCATATAAAGAAAATGGTATTTTGGGACTAGATGATTCTAGAGTTAATAATTCTGGAAGACCAAGAAAAAGAAAATTAACAGATAAAGAGATAATAGATAAGAAGGATGCTGAAATAGCATATCTTAAAGCAGAGCTAGAACTAGTAAAAAAGCTAGACTTCGAAGAAAGGCAGGTGATGAATAATAAGCTACCTTCGGTGAAAATATTCAAATTAATTAATGATGTAATAAATAAATATTGTTTAAAAAAAATGATAAAACATCTATGTATTGTTGCAGGAGTATCTAGATCTGGATTTTATAACTATTTAAAAAACAAGAATGTAATAAGCAAACAAGAAGAAAAGGATTTAGAAGCAAAAGAAATAATTCTTAAAGCATATAAGTTCAGAGGATACAAAAAAGGTTCTCGTTCAATAAAAATGATTTTAAAAAGTAAATTTAATATAATATTTAACAGAAAAAAAATTCAAAGAATAATGAAAAAATATGGAATTAAATGTCCTATTCGCGAGTCAAATCCAGCTAAACGTATGGGAAAAGCAAGAAAAGAACATCACACAGTTCCTAATAAATTGAATAGAGAATTTAAACAAGGTATACCAGGAAAAGTACTTTTAACTGATATTACGTATATGCCGTACGGCAATGGGAAAACAGCATATTTATCAACTGTAAAAGATTCTTCTACGAATGAAATTTTATCGTATCATTTATCGAAGAATTTAAAAATGGATATTGTTATTTCAACTATTAACAATCTCATGTTATCAAATTCAGACAAATTACATAAAGATGCATTTATTCATTCTGATCAAGGAGTTCATTATACAAGTACTATTTTTCAGAACTTGTTAAAAAAATATAATTTAGGTCAATCTATGTCTAGAAAAGGTAATTGTTGGGACAATGCTCCGCAGGAGTCATTCTTTGGTCATATGAAAGATGAAATAGATTATAAAAGTTGCAATACATTTGAAGAGTTAAAAAGTTTAATAGATGATTATATGGATTATTATAATAATGATCGTTGTCAGTGGAATTTAAAACAGCTGACTCCTATTCAATATAGAAGTCAGCTGCTTGCTGCTTAA
- the pdxR gene encoding MocR-like pyridoxine biosynthesis transcription factor PdxR, whose amino-acid sequence MEKYYLNIEDIQGRKYIRIYTHIKNMIIDGKIKEHEKLPPIRKLSEYIGVNNTTIVKVYELLEKEGYVYKIVGSGTFASEIKKYRAKDDKKNKNIIQFDNGNPSNEMFPVEDFKKAVNSALSKSEGSIFEYDEGLGNEGLRDRISKYLIKNGINAAKDDLQIISGAQQGIDIVCKGIINYSDIVFVEEPTYNGAIEVFKSRGAKIISIPMLDDGIDIGILKLKLDKIKPKLMYVMPNFQNPTGISYSSYKKKKLLELAEEYDFYILEDDFISDFKFDSEDNRPLKSYDENNRVIYIKSFSKIFMPGLRIGVIDIPPELMKNILWAKYSSDISTPGLIQSSLLCYMEEFDWDKHIEKMDKIYDEKYRVAKECIKKFFKGRIRVRNCSGGINFFCELPRGCKSREFTDFIYKKGVSVLPGTYFYDNVIDDRFFRINIARESVENIEKGIEIIGRSVEEFLKNNGENEAIMDNRLFY is encoded by the coding sequence ATGGAAAAATACTATTTAAATATAGAAGATATACAGGGGAGAAAATATATACGGATATACACTCATATAAAAAATATGATAATAGACGGCAAAATAAAAGAACATGAAAAATTGCCGCCCATTAGGAAGTTATCTGAATATATAGGTGTAAATAATACCACTATTGTAAAGGTATATGAGCTTCTTGAAAAAGAAGGATATGTTTACAAAATTGTCGGAAGTGGAACATTTGCATCTGAAATAAAAAAATATAGAGCTAAGGATGATAAGAAAAATAAGAATATTATTCAATTTGACAATGGTAATCCATCCAATGAAATGTTTCCAGTTGAGGATTTTAAAAAAGCTGTAAACAGTGCTCTATCTAAAAGTGAAGGATCAATATTTGAATATGATGAAGGACTAGGAAATGAAGGACTAAGAGATAGAATTTCAAAGTATTTAATAAAAAATGGAATAAATGCTGCTAAAGATGATTTGCAGATTATATCTGGAGCACAGCAGGGAATCGATATTGTATGTAAGGGGATTATAAATTATTCTGATATTGTATTTGTAGAGGAGCCTACATACAATGGTGCTATAGAGGTGTTCAAGAGTAGAGGTGCAAAGATAATATCAATACCTATGCTAGATGATGGAATTGATATAGGAATATTAAAGCTTAAATTGGATAAAATAAAGCCTAAACTTATGTATGTCATGCCTAATTTCCAAAATCCTACAGGAATTTCATATTCTAGCTATAAAAAGAAAAAACTACTAGAACTTGCAGAGGAATATGACTTCTATATATTAGAAGATGATTTTATAAGTGATTTTAAATTTGATTCAGAGGATAATAGACCTTTAAAAAGTTACGATGAAAACAACCGAGTAATATACATAAAAAGTTTTTCAAAAATATTTATGCCGGGTCTTAGAATAGGGGTAATAGATATACCACCAGAGCTTATGAAAAATATACTTTGGGCAAAATACTCTTCAGATATATCAACTCCTGGGCTTATACAAAGCTCTTTACTTTGCTATATGGAGGAGTTTGATTGGGATAAGCATATAGAAAAGATGGATAAGATATACGATGAAAAATATAGAGTTGCTAAGGAATGCATTAAAAAATTCTTTAAAGGAAGAATAAGAGTTAGAAACTGCTCTGGAGGAATAAACTTTTTCTGTGAGCTTCCTAGAGGATGTAAATCGAGAGAATTTACAGATTTTATATATAAAAAGGGAGTATCTGTATTGCCAGGTACATATTTCTATGACAATGTAATTGATGATAGGTTCTTTAGAATAAATATTGCCAGAGAAAGTGTTGAAAACATAGAAAAGGGTATAGAGATAATAGGAAGAAGTGTAGAAGAATTTTTGAAGAATAATGGTGAAAATGAAGCTATAATGGATAATAGACTATTCTATTAG